A section of the Roseivirga sp. BDSF3-8 genome encodes:
- a CDS encoding ArnT family glycosyltransferase, translating to MEPKLSARRDKERLILIGATCFLFAFHLIGNAYFSYGYFRDELYYLACAEHPAWGYVDQPPLSIWILTVWKVLFGKSLFMIRMVPAIAIAGVIWFNGKTILRMGGNAVAVTIAAFCIITAPIFLAMGTYYSMNSLDMLFWSVAIYLVCGMVQAWRLTMKQWVVLGIVMGLALLNKISFLWFGAGLGVAMVATPLRKELTTAGPYVAAAIALVLFSPYIFWNMANGWAHVEFMQNALQYKYQGITRSDFISEVILQENPLAIPVWVCGLIFYFLYRPGRKYMALGLIFLTTFSILLINGHSKAEYLGASFPVLFAGGGMLISGAGKVTYLRWAPYAQVLLLLVSLTLAPMVKPLLAPEDYISFSQALGVRPGNAEGKEVAALHQFYADMHGWEEMAQNVSEVYKLLPEDEKVNARVYANNYGEAAALELYSDRYPLPLVMAGHNNYFLWGPGDKPLETVIIVGGEREDHLQSFEVVKEAGYHGATYAMPYENNLTIYVCRKPRAALEVLWPAAKNYN from the coding sequence ATGGAACCTAAATTAAGTGCGCGCAGGGATAAGGAACGCCTGATACTGATCGGAGCGACTTGCTTTCTTTTCGCTTTTCACCTTATCGGTAATGCATATTTCAGCTACGGTTACTTTCGGGATGAGCTTTACTACCTGGCTTGTGCGGAACACCCTGCCTGGGGCTATGTAGACCAGCCCCCATTGTCGATATGGATCCTTACTGTATGGAAGGTGCTATTTGGCAAAAGTCTCTTCATGATTCGGATGGTACCTGCTATAGCTATTGCGGGGGTGATCTGGTTTAACGGCAAAACCATACTGCGTATGGGGGGCAATGCGGTGGCGGTTACCATTGCTGCTTTTTGTATTATTACGGCCCCTATCTTCCTGGCTATGGGCACGTACTATAGCATGAACAGCCTAGATATGCTGTTCTGGTCTGTGGCCATATACCTGGTTTGCGGCATGGTGCAGGCATGGAGGCTTACCATGAAGCAATGGGTGGTGCTGGGTATAGTGATGGGGCTGGCACTGCTTAATAAAATCAGCTTCCTGTGGTTCGGGGCGGGGCTCGGGGTAGCTATGGTGGCCACGCCACTGCGGAAGGAACTGACTACGGCGGGACCATACGTAGCTGCGGCTATAGCACTGGTACTTTTCTCTCCGTATATATTCTGGAATATGGCTAATGGCTGGGCTCACGTGGAGTTTATGCAAAACGCCCTGCAGTACAAATACCAGGGCATTACCAGAAGCGACTTTATCAGCGAGGTGATTCTACAGGAGAATCCTCTGGCTATTCCGGTATGGGTATGCGGCCTTATCTTTTATTTCTTATACAGGCCTGGCAGAAAATACATGGCCCTGGGACTTATATTTCTTACGACCTTTTCCATTTTGCTTATAAACGGCCATAGCAAAGCAGAGTACCTGGGGGCTTCATTTCCTGTTTTGTTTGCAGGGGGAGGTATGCTGATCTCAGGAGCAGGTAAAGTAACTTACCTCAGGTGGGCACCATATGCCCAGGTTTTGCTCCTTCTTGTGTCACTGACTCTGGCCCCGATGGTAAAGCCGCTTTTGGCACCGGAAGACTATATATCTTTTAGTCAGGCACTGGGGGTAAGACCTGGAAATGCAGAAGGTAAGGAGGTAGCTGCCCTGCACCAGTTTTATGCAGACATGCACGGCTGGGAGGAGATGGCGCAGAATGTCTCGGAGGTATATAAATTGCTACCGGAGGATGAAAAAGTAAATGCGAGGGTATATGCAAATAATTACGGCGAAGCGGCTGCTCTGGAATTGTACAGTGACCGCTATCCTTTACCGCTAGTCATGGCCGGGCATAACAACTACTTCCTGTGGGGGCCGGGAGATAAGCCTCTGGAGACGGTAATAATAGTGGGAGGCGAAAGGGAGGACCACCTGCAATCTTTTGAGGTGGTGAAGGAGGCCGGCTACCACGGGGCAACCTATGCTATGCCTTATGAGAATAACCTGACGATATATGTTTGCCGCAAACCAAGGGCCGCCCTGGAGGTGCTTTGGCCGGCAGCAAAAAATTATAACTGA